The following nucleotide sequence is from Solidesulfovibrio carbinolicus.
ACCATGTACCCGACCTGGGAGACGATGTGGTAGGACAGGATGCGCCGGGCGTTGTTCTCGATGGTCGCGTAGAAGACGCCGTAGAGGCACATGACCACGCCGGCCACGGCCAGGATGTCGAAGCCGGCGTAGGCCCGGGCCAGGACGTAGACGGCGGTCTTGGTGGTAAAGGCGCTCATGAAGACCGCGCCGGTGACCGTGGCTTCGGGGTAGGCGTCGGGCAGCCAGGCGTGCAGCGGCACGCAGGCGGCGTTGACCAGGAAACCGATGAGGATGATGTAGTCGTAGTAGCGCGCGGCCTCAGGGGAGACGGCGGTGAAGGCGAAGGTGCCCAGTTCCGCGTAGCGCAGCAGCAGGCCGGCCAGGAGGAACAGGCCGCCGAAGATGTGGAACAGGAAGTAGCGGAAACCGGCGGCCGTGGCGGCCTGGGTGCCGCGCAGCCAGATGAGGAAGACCGAGCCGATGCTCATGACTTCCCAGAAGATAAAGAGCGTCACGTAGTCGCCGGCAAACACGCAGCCAAACCCGCCGGCGATGTAGAGGCAGGCGGCCATGTGCTGGCCCCGGTCGGCCACGTGCAGGGCGTAGATGAAGCCGATCAGCGACTGGATGGCGAAGACGTTGGCGAAAACCAGGGCCAACGTGTCCACCCGGCCCAAGGACAGGGTCTGGCCGAGGTAGTGCAGGGTGGCCAGTTCGCGCGCGCCGTCGCCGCCAAAGGTCAGGGCCATGACCGAGAAGATGGCCAGCACCGGCGGCGCCAGGAGCAGCCAGCGCCAGGTCATGTAACGTTCGTTGGACAAAAAGGCCATGACCAGGGCCAGGGCCAAAAAGCCGATGGAGGGATGGAGGAAATGGATCCCCGCGAGCTGATCAAGGCCGGCCATTGTCATCCTCCGGACGCGCCAACACGGGGTAGACGATCTTTTTGAGCACGTAGACCATGGCTATGGCCGCGCCCAGGGAAAACACGGCCCAGAAGCCGGGCAGGCCTTCGCCGGTAAAATGCGGATGATGGGGCGTTATAAAGAGATTCAAGGCCACAAGCACCCCGAGCACTGTAAACAAGGCCTTTTTCCAGGCGTCCGCCCTGGCCCTGGCCGCTTCGAGCCAGCTCCCCAGCAGTTGCGGTTCCCGCATGACGTCCTCCCTTGCTTTCCAAACGGCGCGTTCCCCGCGCCGGCAACTTTCGTTTTACGCGACCCCGGCTTTTCTGCCTGAGGTCTCCAACCGCCCAACTTCTCCCGGACGGCCGGTCATGGCCACGACTCCCCTGCTCTCGCGCCGCGCGTCCGCCCGTTTCGGGCTTCCTGCCTCGGCGCCTGGCCTGCGCGATACGGGCGTATTGCGCGGCGGGGCTTGCCTAGAATCCTCCGAACACGTCGGTGAACGAGCCGAAGGTTCCCGGGAAAAGCCCGAGCAGCACGGAGATCAGCGCCGTCAGGCAAAGGGGGACCACCATGACCATGGGGGCCTCCTTGAAGTGGGAATGATCCACGCCCTCGGCCGGGGGCCGGAAAAAGGCCCGGTAGACCACCGGCACGAAGTAACCGGCGTTTAAGAGCGTGGAGGCGAGCAGCGCCAGCAGCAGGATGTATTGGTGGATGCTGACGGCCCCGTTGGCCAGATACCATTTGGTGACGAAGCCGCACACCGGCGGCACGCCGATCATGGACAAAGCGGCCACGGCAAAGGCCCCGAAGGTGAACGGCATCTTACGGCCGATGCCGTCCATGAGCGGGATCTTTTTGAGGTGGGTGGCCACGTAGATCGCGCCGGCGGCGAAAAAGAGCGTGATTTTGGCAAAGGCGTGGTGGGCGATGTGGAGCAGCCCGCCCTTGACGGCCAGGGGCGAGAGCATGGCCACGCCGATGATGATGTAGGAGAGCTGGCTGACGGTGGAATAAGCCAGCCGGGCTTTGAGGTCGTCTTTGGTGAGCGCGATGATGGAAGCCACGACGATGGTGAAGGCGGCCAGGTAGGCGGTGATGAGTCCCAAACCCAGGGTGGACAGCAGATCCACGCCGAAGCAGGACAACATGATGCGCGACACCGAGAACACGCCCGCCTTGACCACGGCCACGGCGTGCAGCAGGGCCGAGACCGGGGTGGGCGCGACCATGGCCGAGGGCAGCCAGTTGTGGATGGGCATGAGCGCCGCCTTGCCCAGGCCGTAGAGGAACAGGAAGTAGGTGATGGTCACGAGCTTGGGATCGGCCCCCGGCGGGAACATGCCGCGCGAGATGTCGCCGAGGTTGAAGTCCAGGGTGCCGCACAGAACGTAGGTGAGGATCATGGCCGGCAGCAGGAACAGCTTGGAAGTGCCCATGAGGTACACCAAGTACTTGCGCGCGCCCTTATACCCCTCTTCGTCCTGATGGTGGGCGACCAGGGGATAGGTGAAGACGGTGATGACCTCATAGAAGAGGTAGAGCGTGACCACGGTGCCGGAAAAGGCCACGCCGACCGCGCCGAAGATGGCCACGGCGAAACAGAAGTAGTAGCGCGTCTGGGCGTGCTCATTAAGCGATCGCATGTAGCCGATGTTGTAGCTGGTGGCGAAAAACCACAAAAACGTGGCCACGATGGCAAAGATGAGCGAGAGGCCGTCCACGGCGAAAGTGATGGATACGCCGGGGAAGAAGGTGACGAGGTGGTAGGTCCAAATGACGCCGTCCAGGACGCCCGGCACCATGGACAGGACCGAGAAGAAAGCCAGGGCGGCGGCGGCAAAGGAGACGCCTTCCCGAAGGTTGATGTTTTTGCGCAGTCGCCACAGGGCGAGTGGAGCCAGGAAGGTGATGACCAGGGGCACAAGCACCCGGGCGCTCTCAACGGTATGCACGCTGGCGGCCATGGACTACCCCTTGAGTTCGCTGGGGGCGTCCGCCGAGGCGTCCCCGAACCGTTTGGAAACAACCAGGACAATGGCCAGGACCAGCGTCGCCTCGGCGGCGGCCAGTCCCATGACCAGAAGCGCTCCGAGCTGGCCGAGCACGGCGTCGGCCGAGGTCAGCTGGGCGGCGGCCACGATGGACAGGCCCGCGCCGTTGAGCATCAGCTCCACGCCGATGAGCATGCCGACCAGCGTCCGCCGGGCGACCAGGGCGTAGAGGCCAAGGCCGAGCAGGAGCAGGGCCACGGTCTGGTAGAAGACAAGCGGATTCATTTGGCGGCTCCTCGCTTTTCAAAGGCCAGCAGCACCGCGCCGGCCATGGCGGCCAGGAGCACCACGGAAATGAGCTCGAAGGCCATGGTGTAGGGACCGAGCAGTCCGGCGCCGAGTTCGGCCGGGCTGACGTTTTTGGGCGTGGGGAATCCGGCCACACCGTAGACGGCCAGGCACGGCACGAGGATGCCGGCCGGGAGCAGCGCCCCGAACACGCCGCGCAGGCTGCCGCGCAGCCCCGGCCCCTGGCCTTCGCCGCCGTCGGCCGAGGCGCGGGTAAGCATGATGGCGAAGAAGATGAGCACGGTGACGGCCCCGACGTAGATGAGGATCTGCATGAGGGCGACAAAATCGGCCAGGAGCAGCAGATAGAGTCCGGCGACACCGAAAAGGGATACGACCAGGCCGAGCATGGCCCGAACGAGACTTGCCGCGGACACGGCGAGAACGCCGCCGGCAAGGGCGATCAGGCTATAGAAGGCAAAGGCGGTCTGTCCAAGGTACATTTCATTCATAAGCGCCCCGCTGTTCTCCTCGTAAGGCTTCTTGACTTCTTCAAACTGACCATACCGAGCACCCCCCAGTCAACGTTGCGAACTTTAACTTATGTTACGGCACAATATTCATATATAAAATATAACTTAAAAAATCAAACACGGCTTTTAACACGCTAACACGATGCTATGTTATTTTTACAGACCAATTTGTTTTGTTTAATTTGTACAAAATTTGAACATTATCCGACTTTAATAAAAATTTATTCAGTAAAATATGCGTTCAAACGCTACAAAAAATAACGTGGCATGTGATTTTTCTCTCACACTGCATTGCTATTTACAAATTTTACAAGCTTATTACAACAGCATTGTAATACACTACCAGCAAAAGCGTAAATTTAATAACAAGTAAACCCAAAAAATGCTGTCTGACTTTGTATCACACGCCATTCTAAGAACAGCCAACCGTGCATGACGTGCGAAGCTTTCAAAGAACGGTAACACGCGAGGCGGGTTGCTTATATCGTCGAACTTCGGCCGTCGTCAAGAGACAATAATTTGTCATAATCGTAGCAGATACTTCCGGCACACGCCAGTACGAGCCCGGGAAAAAGTTCCCTTCTCGTGACCTGACCACACCAAAACAAAGAGTTAATTATCTAAATTAATTGTACTAATAAAAAAATCTTCCTGCCACGACCAGGGTGCGGCCACGAGCGGATTCAGGAATTGCTTCACGATGCGATGCAAAATGGCGAAGTCAAAAAGTTCGGGCTATGATAATTCCTTCACAATCAAACGTAGCGGCACGTGAGAAAATACCCGACGCCCTGCCCGCCTCCAGAACATCCCCTGGTCGCCCCAAAAAAATCCTCAACCAACCACCGCGCCCAGCAAATCGCGTCATGACGCCGCCCCATCACCGTCTGGAGAACGTCGCCAAGGCGCAAATCGGCGGCTCCACCAAAAAAACGTCTGACGACAAGCGCGAAAGGCCCCAACACCTCATTGCCAGAAGGCCTGTCCTAACGGTATAGGGGCGCTTCGGCGGAATACCGG
It contains:
- a CDS encoding monovalent cation/H+ antiporter subunit D family protein → MAASVHTVESARVLVPLVITFLAPLALWRLRKNINLREGVSFAAAALAFFSVLSMVPGVLDGVIWTYHLVTFFPGVSITFAVDGLSLIFAIVATFLWFFATSYNIGYMRSLNEHAQTRYYFCFAVAIFGAVGVAFSGTVVTLYLFYEVITVFTYPLVAHHQDEEGYKGARKYLVYLMGTSKLFLLPAMILTYVLCGTLDFNLGDISRGMFPPGADPKLVTITYFLFLYGLGKAALMPIHNWLPSAMVAPTPVSALLHAVAVVKAGVFSVSRIMLSCFGVDLLSTLGLGLITAYLAAFTIVVASIIALTKDDLKARLAYSTVSQLSYIIIGVAMLSPLAVKGGLLHIAHHAFAKITLFFAAGAIYVATHLKKIPLMDGIGRKMPFTFGAFAVAALSMIGVPPVCGFVTKWYLANGAVSIHQYILLLALLASTLLNAGYFVPVVYRAFFRPPAEGVDHSHFKEAPMVMVVPLCLTALISVLLGLFPGTFGSFTDVFGGF
- the nuoK gene encoding NADH-quinone oxidoreductase subunit NuoK; this encodes MNPLVFYQTVALLLLGLGLYALVARRTLVGMLIGVELMLNGAGLSIVAAAQLTSADAVLGQLGALLVMGLAAAEATLVLAIVLVVSKRFGDASADAPSELKG
- a CDS encoding NADH-quinone oxidoreductase subunit J family protein, whose amino-acid sequence is MNEMYLGQTAFAFYSLIALAGGVLAVSAASLVRAMLGLVVSLFGVAGLYLLLLADFVALMQILIYVGAVTVLIFFAIMLTRASADGGEGQGPGLRGSLRGVFGALLPAGILVPCLAVYGVAGFPTPKNVSPAELGAGLLGPYTMAFELISVVLLAAMAGAVLLAFEKRGAAK